A genome region from Arachis duranensis cultivar V14167 chromosome 6, aradu.V14167.gnm2.J7QH, whole genome shotgun sequence includes the following:
- the LOC107494745 gene encoding probable WRKY transcription factor 75: protein MDNNYSMLFPCPPSSSSTSSYQISISNNNNDNSNQQHGFITGLNNNNNGQSSNNSAFLDLKFHEQQLKRSEEDQEEEEEERINVSDHHQLGGGSSSSSNKKKGEKKIRKPRYAFQTRSQVDILDDGYRWRKYGQKAVKNNKFPRSYYRCTHQGCNVKKQVQRLTKDEGVVVTTYEGVHTHPIEKTTDNFEHILSQMQIYTPF, encoded by the exons ATGGATAATAATTATTCCATGTTGTTCCCAtgtcctccttcttcttcttctacttcctcGTACCAGATTTCAATTTCTAACAATAATAACGACAATAGTAATCAGCAGCATGGTTTCATTACTggtttgaataataataataacggtCAAAGCTCCAATAATAGTGCATTTCTGGATTTGAAGTTTCATGAGCAGCAGCTGAAGAGATcagaagaagatcaagaagaagaagaagaagagaggattaATGTGAGTGATCATCATCAGTTAGGGGgtggttcttcatcatcatcgaacaagaagaaaggagagaagaaaataagaaaaccgAGATACGCGTTTCAAACCAGGAGCCAAGTTGATATTCTTGATGATGGTTATCGATGGAGGAAATATGGCCAAAAGGCTGTTAAAAACAACAAATTCCCAAG GAGCTACTATAGGTGCACACATCAAGGGTGCAACGTGAAGAAGCAAGTGCAACGTCTTACAAAAGATGAGGGTGTAGTGGTGACCACCTATGAAGGAGTGCACACTCACCCAATTGAGAAGACAACCGACAACTTTGAACACATTTTGAGTCAGATGCAAATATACACCcccttttga